The proteins below come from a single Podarcis muralis chromosome 8, rPodMur119.hap1.1, whole genome shotgun sequence genomic window:
- the CD14 gene encoding monocyte differentiation antigen CD14 — protein sequence MLRTQAFVFSLLLGLELPKAKANCNFTESQRHCVCSLEANNFIQCLPATTYELRGGNLEQFAGSSGMKPNPQITDILEALLVRKLIFTDLIVPEVLVPGSLQFLSYTQVSELEFVNCTFLRATDWSLKGGLDLKVSSLRFHKVTAAPLDDRLNMSRLRRWLETLQNLTVTESQVTSVPCEISKMFTSLHLLDVSGNNFQDQTMKSTFCEGVFLQLQILKLHHNNLTSFETVCKTLGHLKMLTHLDLSQNNFQPRVFSSSCRWPHSLQIFNLSSTGLEQIGSSLPPNIEILDLSANNIFTLDFSLPALKELYLSKNRLQTVPSLDRLPSLQVLSLDQNQISQLPSNHLLRLQSLKAGHNLYNCSCSRDIQDLAAKPSLLPDWPQDYICHSPLNYQGSLVKNAHFSSLQCKALVTRGSIFNLLICLHLVFLFAFSATISGHFLSAILNCWESSGS from the coding sequence ATGCTCAGAACTCAGGCCTTTGTGTTCTCCCTTCTCCTGGGACTGGAACTCCCCAAAGCAAAAGCCAACTGTAACTTTACAGAGTCCCAACGTCACTGTGTTTGTTCACTAGAGGCGAATAACTTCATTCAGTGCCTTCCAGCCACCACATATGAGCTTCGAGGAGGAAATCTGGAACAATTTGCAGGTTCTTCTGGAATGAAGCCAAACCCACAGATAACTGACATTCTGGAGGCCCTGCTAGTTCGCAAGCTCATATTTACAGACCTCATTGTGCCAGAGGTTCTCGTGCCAGGGTCCCTGCAATTTCTTTCCTACACGCAGGTCTCAGAACTTGAATTTGTAAACTGTACTTTCCTTAGAGCCACTGACTGGAGCCTCAAAGGTGGGCTGGACTTGAAGGTTTCTTCCTTGCGCTTTCACAAAGTGACAGCTGCCCCCCTGGATGACAGACTGAACATGTCCCGCCTGAGAAGGTGGCTGGAGACCCTGCAGAATCTGACAGTTACAGAGTCACAAGTCACATCTGTCCCGTGCGAAATTAGCAAGATGTTCACATCGTTGCATTTACTGGATGTTTCGGGAAACAATTTCCAGGACCAAACCATGAAGTCAACATTCTGCGAAGGGGTTTTCCTGCAACTCCAAATCTTAAAACTCCACCATAACAATCTGACCTCTTTTGAGACTGTGTGCAAGACTCTTGGCCATCTCAAGATGCTCACTCACTTAGACCTAAGTCAGAATAACTTTCAGCCCCGAgtcttttcctcctcctgcaggTGGCCACATTCACTTCAAATTTTTAATTTGTCCAGTACAGGGTTAGAGCAAATAGGTAGCTCTCTGCCACCCAACATTGAGATATTAGACCTGAGTGCCAATAACATTTTTACCCTTGACTTCTCACTCCCTGCCTTGAAAGAGCTCTACCTGTCCAAAAACAGGCTGCAAACTGTTCCCTCACTTGACAGGCTTCCTAGTTTGCAGGTCCTCAGTCTTGATCAAAACCAGATCTCACAGCTTCCCAGCAACCATCTCCTGCGTCTGCAGAGCTTGAAAGCTGGCCACAATCTCTACAATTGCTCTTGTTCAAGGGATATCCAGGACTTAGCAGCAAAACCATCATTACTGCCTGATTGGCCTCAGGATTATATATGCCATTCCCCTCTCAATTACCAGGGCTCCCTGgtaaaaaatgcacatttttcatCACTGCAGTGCAAGGCTCTGGTCACTCGTGGCTCAATATTCAACTTGCTGATATGCCTTCAccttgtttttctgtttgctttCAGTGCTACAATTTCTGGACATTTTCTTTCAGCAATTCTGAACTGTTGGGAATCGTCAGGGAGCTAA
- the LOC114601426 gene encoding uncharacterized protein LOC114601426: MLILMSTRIWDLAAWLHMPLQNRFPRTDSHWHPKLSCLCCVSLQAEQEVRVQAAVGIRQIPGSLKQDSFLVVNKDSNRLIFISKADKGVQEGCFTIDGVFSLDTGQDKLFLEQLQPLLDMVPLGYSVSLLVCEAHHDGTQTQIQAFVQKVIESVLQETSPAKNSTQYLQTITFVQIYTDGKAQDLLSPRSQVLQVMDLPPLGLMVEEATEVVVANSQAATHCYLQGMSLHQSYLQESFQKQHKAAICGNLFTITMETKAEGGQGLQRAAVKIFEFSGGNEQHSADPFLPLFRASSAAALPADTEFPCWMLKHLLEENALTFLLLCLTLPDASGEEIRSAISLTEQVRTVTKKVAPVHWDPMHEAQKRREVIGELRAQLSFRSRVEQESMLSQLERVIKEIQVLKSQRWKKKKEASAYEAKDTSPEGRSLVGEQHQDTKGSFSQAKTRWQVLQEQHHLLIQQELLRMEEELARQELPPGQQGAMLWQKEKSLLILRMEALQREQAEAERDLEELYQECQRETETQKQHILQVFQAYRKHAEEHIDVLEQRYRKLLQESLQDAVLLSTQNQQLQAQKQLGYMEKATQTDFQTLTQSHERASPS; this comes from the exons ATGTTGATATTGATGTCCACCAGAATTTGGGACCTGGCTGCCTGGTTGCACATGCCTCTCCAAAACAGATTCCCAAGAACTGACTCTCACTGGCACCCCAAACTGAGCTGTCTCTGCTGTGTTTCCTTACAGGCTGAACAGGAAGTGCGTGTTCAAGCAGCTGTGGGAATTCGACAGATACCAG GCTCATTGAAACAAGACAGCTTCCTGGTGGTGAACAAAGATTCTAACCGTCTGATATTCATTAGTAAGGCAGACAAAGGAGTGCAG GAAGGATGCTTCACCATTGATGGAGTCTTCAGTCTGGACACTGGGCAG GACAAGCTCTTCCTGGAGCAGCTGCAACCTCTGCTGGACATGGTGCCTTTGGGCTACAGTGTGTCCCTGCTGGTTTGTGAAGCCCATCACGACGGAACCCAGACACAGATTCAAGCCTTTGTCCAGAAG GTAATAGAATCTGTCTTGCAAGAAACTAGCCCTGCCAAAAATAGTACTCAGTACCTCCAAACCATCACCTTTGTCCAG ATCTACACAGATGGAAAGGCTCAAGACCTCCTCAGCCCCAGAAGTCAAGTCCTGCAGGTGATGGACCTCCCTCCGCTGGGGCT GATGGTAGAAGAAGCGACTGAAGTAGTTGTGGCCAATTCACAAGCTGCCACTCATTGCTACTTGCAGGGGATGTCGTTGCACCAAAGTTATTTGCAGGAATCTTTCCAGAAGCAGCACAAAGCAGCCAT ATGTGGCAACCTCTTCACCATCACCATGGAGACAAAAGCAGAGGGTGGTCAGGGGCTTCAGCGTGCTGCTGTCAAGATCTTTGAGTTTTCTGGAGGGAATGAGCAACACTCAGCTGATCC TTTTTTGCCTCTTTTCCGAGCTTCATCTGCTGCGGCACTTCCTGCTGACACAGAGTTCCCCTGCTGGATGCTGAAGCATTTGCTGGAAGAAAATGCCCTCACCTTCCTGCTGTTGTGCCTCACCCTGCCAG ATGCTTCTGGAGAAGAGATACGGTCTGCCATCTCACTGACTGAACAAGTGAGGACTGTGACAAAGAAAGTGGCACCAGTCCATTGGGATCCCATGCATGAGGCTCAGAAACGAAGAGAGGTGATAGGAGAGCTGAGAGCCCAGCTGTCCTTCAGGAGTCGGGTGGAGCAGGAGAGCATGCTCAGCCAGTTGGAGAGGGTGATCAAGGAGATACAG GTTCTGAAAAGCCAAcgctggaagaaaaagaaagaggcctCAGCATATGAAGCAAAGGATACTTCTCCTGAAGGCAGA AGCCTGGTTGGTGAGCAGCACCAAGACACAAAGGGGAGCTTCTCTCAAGCAAAAACCCGGTGGCAGGTTCTTCAAGAGCAACACCATCTCCTGATACAACAGGAACTTTTGAGAATGGAAGAGGAGCTGGCAAGGCAAGAG CTTCCTCCAGGCCAGCAAGGAGCCATGCTCTGGCAGAAAGAAAAGTCTTTGCTGATTTTGCGCATGGAGGCATTGCAAAGAGAACAGGCAGAAGCAGAAAGGGATCTGGAGGAGCTGTACCAAGAATGCCAGCGAGAAACTGAAACACAAAAACAACACATCCTGCAG GTATTCCAGGCTTATAGGAAACATGCTGAAGAGCATATAGATGTCCTCGAACAGAGATATCGAAAGCTGCTCCAGGAGTCCCTTCAGGATGCGGTTCTCCTTTCCACTCAGAACCAGCAACTACAAGCTCAGAAGCAACTGGGCTACATGGAGAAAGCCACCCAGACTGACTTCCAGACCCTTACGCAGAGCCACGAGAGAGCCTCCCCATCCTAA
- the SLC35A4 gene encoding putative UDP-sugar transporter protein SLC35A4 produces the protein MLFDNTCTGDSRVSPAAAVVLGKIRWGLMLILSVFIYGSHAPLLTLCKENGQIPFSASSVVVLIELTKLMLSLVFLMIWGCGQQKLSVSWHHAAPFALSALLYAANNNLVVHLQLFMDPSTFQVLSNLKIGSTALLFSIFLHQRLTARKWLALFLLIAAGAFYTYGGLQDPQHMPASDMQLHITPIGLVLIFLYCLISGLSAVYTEVVLKTQDLPLNLQNAFLYFFGVLLNIIIHLSSSSGAGFLEGFSFWVLLIIVSQALNGLIMSVVMKHSSNITRLFVISSSIMVNALLSVLLFGLHLTTFFFLSVLLISFAVYFYYGIK, from the coding sequence atgttATTTGACAACACTTGTACTGGTGATAGCCGGGTCAGCCCAGCTGCTGCTGTCGTACTTGGGAAAATCCGATGGGGGCTGATGCTGATCTTGTCTGTTTTTATCTATGGCTCCCATGCACCACTCCTGACTCTCTGTAAAGAAAATGGCCAGATCCCATTCAGTGCCTCCTCTGTGGTGGTTTTGATTGAGTTAACCAAGTTGATGCTCTCACTAGTCTTCCTGATGATCTGGGGCTGTGGACAACAAAAGCTATCTGTGTCATGGCATCATGCTGCTCCCTTTGCTCTTTCGGCATTGCTCTATGCAGCCAACAACAACTTAGTAGTTCATTTGCAGCTGTTCATGGATCCTAGTACCTTCCAAGTGCTCAGCAACTTGAAAATTGGAAGCACCGCCCTCCTATTCAGCATATTCTTGCACCAAAGACTGACTGCCCGCAAGTGGCTAGCTCTTTTCTTGTTGATTGCTGCTGGAGCCTTTTATACATATGGAGGCCTGCAGGACCCACAGCACATGCCTGCTTCTGACATGCAGTTGCACATCACCCCCATTGGCTTAGTGCTGATCTTTCTATATTGCCTGATCTCTGGCCTTTCAGCAGTCTACACTGAAGTTGTCTTGAAGACCCAGGATCTGCCTCTTAACCTCCAAAATGCATTTCTCTACTTTTTTGGTGTTTTGCTGAACATAATCATCCATCTGTCAAGCAGCTCAGGGGCTGGGTTCCTGGAGGGTTTCTCATTTTGGGTTCTGTTAATTATTGTGAGTCAAGCCTTGAATGGCTTGATAATGTCTGTGGTCATGAAGCACAGTAGTAACATCACTAGACTCTTTGTGATCTCCTCCTCTATTATGGTTAATGCTTTGCTCTCTGTCCTCCTATTTGGTCTTCATCTAAccaccttttttttcctttctgttttgctGATTAGCTTCGCTGTTTACTTTTATTATGGAATCAAATAG
- the LOC114601157 gene encoding SLC35A4 upstream microprotein isoform X2: MADDKDQLESLKRRVENEVQAGVGQEVSLLASPFLKGFLAGYVVAKLRSSAVLGFLVGTCTGVYAAQTYAVPDVEKTIKDYFSSFRKGPD, encoded by the exons GATCAATTGGAAAGCTTGAAACGAAGAGTCGAAAATGAGGTACAGGCTGGAGTAGGACAG GAAGTCTCTTTGCTGGCATCCCCCTTTCTCAAAGGGTTTCTTGCTGGCTATGTTGTAGCCAAACTCAGATCGTCAGCAGTCCTTGGATTTTTAGTGGGGACTTGTACTGGTGTGTATGCTGCTCAAACCTATGCAGTTCCTGATGTGGAAAAGACAATCAAAGACTATTTCAGTTCATTCAGGAAAGGACCAGACTAG
- the LOC114601157 gene encoding SLC35A4 upstream microprotein isoform X1, whose translation MADDKDSLPKLKDLAFLKDQLESLKRRVENEVQAGVGQEVSLLASPFLKGFLAGYVVAKLRSSAVLGFLVGTCTGVYAAQTYAVPDVEKTIKDYFSSFRKGPD comes from the exons GACTCTCTGCCAAAGCTGAAAGATCTTGCTTTTTTGAAGGATCAATTGGAAAGCTTGAAACGAAGAGTCGAAAATGAGGTACAGGCTGGAGTAGGACAG GAAGTCTCTTTGCTGGCATCCCCCTTTCTCAAAGGGTTTCTTGCTGGCTATGTTGTAGCCAAACTCAGATCGTCAGCAGTCCTTGGATTTTTAGTGGGGACTTGTACTGGTGTGTATGCTGCTCAAACCTATGCAGTTCCTGATGTGGAAAAGACAATCAAAGACTATTTCAGTTCATTCAGGAAAGGACCAGACTAG